A stretch of DNA from Amylolactobacillus amylophilus DSM 20533 = JCM 1125:
GGATTTGAAGCTCTGAAATCTGTTAGTTTTAATATCGATAAGGGAGATTTGGTCTGTCTCCTTGGTCCATCTGGTTGTGGTAAATCAACGATTTTAAACATGATTGCTGGTTTACTGCAGCCCACAAATGGCGATATTGCCTTCGACGGTAAGTCAATCGTGCACACGGAGCCAAAGGACCGCAACATCGGTTTCGTGTTTCAGAACTACTCCCTGTATCCGCACATGACCGTATTGCAAAATGTGATGTTTCCGTTGAGTGTTGGTAACCACAAAGTTGATAAGAAGGTGGCGCTGGCGACAGCCGAGAAGTACATGAAGCTCACAAAGATTAGTGATATTCGGGATAAGCGTCCAGGCCAGTTATCCGGTGGGCAACAACAACGAGTAGCAATTACTAGAGCCCTAGTGCAAAATCCCCAAGTATTGCTGCTAGACGAACCGTTGTCGAACCTCGATGCACGTTTGCGTTTAAGCATCAGGGAAGAAATTCGGCGGCTGGTCAAGGAAGTGGGCATCACCACCATTTTCGTTACGCACGATCAAGAGGAGGCCCTTTCGATTAGTGACAAGATCATCCTGTTGAACGATGGTGTTGTCCAACAAGATGACGATCCGCAAAAGCTTTACCTAGAACCAAATAACCTTTTCGTGGCCCAATTTATTGGGAACCCGGTGATTAATTTATTGCCTGTCCGGATTAGCGAAGGCAAGATACAAAGTGACTTCTTCGCTGTTCCGTTGACGGAATTTAAGCAGGAGCGCTTTAAGGCGCCGTTGGAAGACGGAACGTATGTACTCGGAATTCGGCCTGAAGATATGATGCCAAACGCTGCCAATCCGCTTTTTGAAAGTGTGTTAATTGATGGTGAGGCTATTGGGCGCGAACGTGTCCTGAAGTTCGACCTGGGCGAACACCACTTCAAGGCCATCATGAAAATCGAGGAGCACGTGACTAAAGGCTTACCGATGAACTTTAACTTCAAGAAAGAGAAAGCCTTTATCTTTGAGGAATCCGGCGAGAGGGTGTATTAATGTTTAAGAGAAGATATAATTCGGAAAATCAGATGAGCGCTTGGGTATTTCTGCTACCAGCATTAATTATTATTTTGATGTTCAACATCTACCCTCTCTTTCGTTCGCTTTACCTTTCGTTTCAAAAGGGGAACATGCTTGTTTCCTCGTTCGGTGGGGTGTATAACTACAAATATGTGCTCTCCGACCCTGTTTTCTATAAGGCATTATCGAATACCGCACTCTTCGCGTTTGTGGTTGTGCCCGTCGCATTGGTGATTGCCCTCGTCATTTCCTGGGTGATTTTCGAGAAAATTAAGCATAAGGGCTTCTTCGAAACAATCTTCTTCATGCCTTACGTGACGAGTACGATTGCCATTGGGATCGTGTTTCGCTTCTTCTTCAACCATGACTATGGTTTGATCAACTACTTCCTGGGCTTCCTTGGTATCGGCAAGATTAACTGGCTCGATAACATTCATATGAGCATGACGACCCTGATTATCTTTGGTATCTGGTCTGCCTTGGCCTTCAACATCATCATTCTGCTGGCCGGCTTCCGCAGTATCGACAAGGAGTATTATACGATTGCCCGGATGTATGGTGCATCCAACTGGGAGATTTTCAGGAAAATAACTTTTCCGCAGTTGATTCCGACGGTGACGTTCTTGCTGTTGGTCAATATTATCAGTGCGTTTAAAGTTTATACTCAGGTTTATGCCCTCTTTAACGGGCAGCCGGGGATTGCCAAGTCGGCGACGACCGCCGTCTACTATATTTATGATAAGTTCTACGTTGTTGGTCGGCCAGGCATTGCGATGGCTGCTACTGTGATCTTGTTTATCGTGATCCTCATTATCACGTTTATTCAGAATAAAATCATGAAGAAAGTGGGCCAATACTAATGAAAAAAGTTATAACTACCTTAAGCTATATTTTTATTATCTTCATGGCAATCATTACCATCTTTCCTTTCATCTACATGGTGCTGGCCGGACTCATGACGTATTCCGAAGTTACCAGCTTGCCACCGAAGATTATTCCAGAAGTCTTTCAGTGGCATAACTATGTGGCGGTGTTTGAGAAGGCGCCGTTCCTGCGTTATTTCACGAATACACTGTTTGTCTCCTTGGTCACGACCGCCGCAACACTGATTACCGCGACTCTAGCTGCTTTTGCCATCACAAGCATGGAGTTTAAGTTCAAAAACGCGGTGCTGGTCATCTTTGTCTCCCTGCTGATGGTGCCACATGAAGCTATTATCTTCACCAACTACAACACTATCTCGCAGATGGGCCTTCTGAATACTTATGGCGCACTGATTATCCCGTTTCTTACGAGTATTTTCTATATCTACTACCTGAACACGTATTTTAAGGGCATTGGTACGACCTATTACAAGGCTGCAAAAATCGATGGGGCATCGAACCTGCAGTATATTTGGCGGATTCTGGTCCCAATGGCCAAGCCGGCATTGACAACGGTCGGTATTTTGACTTTCATTGCAAGCTGGAATTCCTTCCTCTGGCCATTATTGGTCACGAACGACAAGAATATGCGGCTCTTAAATAACGGGTTATCCGCCTTTGCGACGGAATCGGGCTCCGATGTGCAGCTCCAGCTGGCCGCAGCCACCTTAACGGTGGTCCCAATCCTGATTATTTACCTGATTTTTAGAAAAGAAATTATTAGAGGTGTAGCAAAGAATGGCGTTAAAGGATAAAACAGCGGTGACATATCATGCGGGGGTCGACACCATCGGCGGGACCGTCGTCGAGATTAGTTATCAGGCGAGTCATATCTTCTTTGACTTTGGGACTGAGTATAATCCAGATGTCGTGAAACCAGACGAGAAACTGCAGACCCTGATTGATTTCCGCGAGGTACCCGAGTTAAACAACGTCTATGATTCACGGCTTGATTATGAGTATCGGGGACCGGAGACTGCGACCTATGAGCAGACTGCGGTCTTTTTGTCGCATGTGCACTTGGATCACACGAAGATGATCAACTTCCTAGATCCGGAGATTCCGTTGTACGCCACGAAGGCGACGAATAAGATTCTGCGTTTACTGAACGCAAACGGAGACTTTCTCATTAAGACACCCGTAGAGCGGCAGAATTTCACGCGGGCAATCAAGGAGGTCAACCCAAATGAAACGGTGAACGTGGGTCAGATCAAAGTTACTTTTATTCCGGTTGATCATGACGCTTATGGCGCATGTGGACTGCTGATTGAGACGCCGACGGCCAGGATTGCCTACACTGGTGACCTGCGGCTACACGGCACTGATCCTGAGCTGACGATGAACTTCTGCTTGGCAGCACAACAGCCGGATCTGTTAATCATGGAGGGGGTCTCTGTGAGTTTCGATACACCACAAGATGAGAGTTCCGACTTCGTAGCTTCAGAAATGGCAGTTGTCGAACGGATTAATTCGGTTTTGGCGGCGAATCCTGACCGACCGGCGGTCTTCAATTGCTATCCCGGCAACATTCAACGATTGATTAATATCTGCGCTAATGTTCATAAAAAGGTGGTTGTACGCGCTGACGTTGCGGAACTTATTCGTCAAGTTACTGGAAAAGACGAACATTATTACTATCTACCTAACCAAAAATCCATAAAAAGTCTTGACCCTCATCTGGAAGTTTCCTATAATCGTTTATGGGAAGAACGGCTTTCCTACTTTTGGCAAGTTGAGCAAGATATGCCGGAATTTCCGGAGAATGCTGTGTATTTCCATAGTGATGCTGAACCGTTTGACTTCGCGCCTAATTTCAAAACGTTCATGGAGAGGCTAGAGAGGCAACACGTTCAATTTGTACCTGTAATGTGTTCTGGCCATGCTGTGCCGGCCGATTTAGATAAGATTGTGGCTGCAATCAAACCGCGGCTCCTCACACCTATCCATTCGTGGCATCCGGAGAGACTGCACAATCCCTTTGGGAAACGACAGCTTGTTCAACGGGGAGAAACTGTTTATTTGTAAAGGAGAAGGATCTTGAAACTAAAGAAATTCGCTAGCATGGTTCTAGCAACAGCTTCAATTTTAGTTTTAACAGCTTGTGGTAATCAGGGGTCTACAGGAAATAGCACAGGGAGTAAGGATACAGTTGTTACGAGTGTCAAAAAAGGCACTACAGTAAAATTTTGGCACGCAATGAATGGTGTCCAAGAAGAAGCTCTGACGAAGATTGCCAGTGATTTTGAGAAGGAAAATCCAAACATTAAGATTAAGCTGCAGAATCAGTCTTCGTACCCTGACTTACAACAGAAAATTCAGGCAACATTTACTGATAAGAATAATCTGCCAACCATTTCTCAAGCCTATCCAGGTTGGTTATATGATGCAGCGGAAAGCGGTCTGCTAGTAGATTTGAAACCGTACATGACGAACAAGAAGATCGGCTGGGGCAAGCAAGAGAAGGTTATGCCTGCTCTGCTTGAAGGCGCCGAGATTAAAGGCAAGCAGTACGGTATTCCATTTAACAAATCAACAGAAGTTTTAGTCTACAACAAAGATTTATTTGATAAATATGGTGTGAAGAAAGTCCCAACAACCATGGCAGAATATGCTGCTACGGCGAAGAAGATTTGGGAAGAATCAAACCATACAGTTGTCGGTGGCGGATTCGACTCACTCAACAACTTCTACGTAATCGGCATGAAGAATAAGGGTGTTGATTTCAATAAGAACATTGACATCACAACTAAGAAGTCGAAACAATTAGTGAAGTACTATGCTGATGGTATTAAGGATGGTTATTTCAGAATTGCCGGGTCAGACAAATATCTTTCAACACCATTTGCCAGCGAGAAGGTAGCGATGTTTATTGGTTCGATGGCTGGTGAAGGTTTTGTCACTAAAGATGCGCAGGCTGGCGGTTACGAATACGGTGTTGCACCAAGACCTGAGAAGACAAATATCCAACAAGGTACGGATATTTACATGTTTAACAAAGGAAATAGTACTAAGAATAAGAATGAACAAACTGGCGCATACTTGTTCATGAAATATCTTGCTTCAAAGGATGTCCAACTGTACTGGGCAGAGAAGACCGGATACATGCCTGTATTGAAGTCTGTAATTAACTCAGATGAATACAAGAACCTGTCAGCAATTAAGACGCCTGCAATTCTGGCTGAAGCAACTAAGGACTTGTTCCCAATTCCAGCAACGAAGAATCAAGATCCCGCATACAGTGAAGTTAGAACTATCTTGGAGAAGATTCTCACGAATCCTAAGCAGGATATCGGCAAGGCGTTAAAAGAAGGCCAAACTTCATTAGAGGACGTCTGGAATCAATAATTAATAATAATACCCCCGACTAAATCAATGAAATAGGGTCACTATCTTGTGTAAGGATAGTGACCCTATTTGTGTGTTGACAGGCGCCTTTTTGCACAACTCATAACTGTGTTCCAAAAGGCAACTTCCTGCGTCTTACTTGCCACTTACAGCGTTGCACGCTTTAGTGCCATCGTAAGTACTCAGAAGCTAACCGCCTTTTTGCACAACTCATAACTGTGCTCCGGTAAACAACTCTCTGCGTCTAGCTAACCATCCTTGCCTCACGGTGTGAGACTTCAGCAGGTTTCGCTAGTACTCAAGAGTTACCCGTTTACCGTCACAACTTAGCTATTCCATTATTATCTTCGCCTCAATTTGATTACCCGTCAGAATCCGGGCAGCCGTATAGTTTACGAGTCCCGGGCGAAATGTCAGGTAGATTGGCTTATCCGTGGGAATTTCTGTAATGCGGTCCCTTAGCTCGCTTAGTGGAATATTTAACGTCGGCTTAATACTTCCTGACGGCGCCTTGCCTGCCTCCCGTACATCGAGGAAGAATGCCGCCTCCTCTGGAATTTCGGCGATTTTAACCGTAGCAACGGTACTTTTCAATTGATTGATGGCCACGTAGCCGGCAGTATTGAGGGGATCACGCGTCGTTGAGTATGGAGGGGAGTATGGTAACTCCAGCGCCGGCAAATCATAGACCGTCAAGTGTCCATAAATGGCCGTTGAGAGCTCGCCCATTCGTTTATCAATGCCTTTCTCGCCATATGCTTGTCCGCCGAGTATCTTGCCCGTATCGGCATCGAAAATCAGTTTGAGGTTGACACGAGTTGCCCCGGGGTAGAAGTTGGCATAATCAAATGGCGTGATAAAGATGGTTTTGTAATTCTTAATCCCTACTTCTTGGAGCATCGTCTCTGTGTAGCCGACGAAACTAACAGTCTGGTCGAAGATTTTCCCTACACTCGTACCGACGATTCCGTCGTACTGGTAAGGTTGTCCGGCGAAGATGTCGGCGAGTAGGTGACCCTGGCGGTTGGCGGGACCTGAGAGGACGCTGTTCTGCGGCAAACCGGTGATATAGCTCTTCGTTTCCACAATATCTCCGATGGCGTAGATGTCTGGGATGTTTGTGGCCAAGTGTTGATCAACCGGAATAAAGCCGCGCTCATTGATCGTCAGCCCAGATTCCTTCAAGAAGTCTGTATTTGGTGTCACACCGGCCGCAACAATAATCATATCTTGTGTGAGTTCCTTGCCTTGGTTCGTGACGATGGTGTGCCCGTTGTTTATTACTTCTTGGACCACATGATTGAGATAGACGTGGGTGCCGTTTCGCTCCAGCTCCTCAAGTAAGAGTTTGGTGATTTCTTCATCATAGGGGTAGCCGACGTGGTCCAATTTCTCGACGATGTTGACCGTGATTCCTTGTAAGTACAGATTCTCCGTAATCTCAAGGCTGGCGATTCCAGCACCAATTAAGGTGACTGTTTTGACGTCATGGCTCGTGATGTAGGCCTTGATTTGGTCTGCTTCTTCAACCTCACGTAACTTGAAGACGTTTGACGCCTTCTTCAGGCCAGCTATTTGTGGCAGCGTCGGGCTTGCTCCGGTAGCGAGAATCAACTTGTCGTATTGCTCAGGATATTCCTGTCCCGTTGCTTGGTCCATAATTATGACGGTTTGCTCCGTTGGTTGAACACCAACTGCAGTCTGGTTAACCCGCACATCGATGTTGTTCTTCTCTTTCAACACCTCCGGGGTGCGCTCGATGATTGCCGCCCGGTTCTGCACCACATCGCCGATGTAGTATGGTAGAGCACAGCTGGCATAGGAGATGTTTGCTCCCCGATTAATGACCAGAATTTCCGCGTGTTCGTCAATCCGACGCATCCTAGTAGCGAAGGATGCACCACCTGCGTTGCCACCGATTACCAAATACTTCATTGGCTACCTCCTCAGAAAGTCCGTTGCTTATTACCACAATCATATGCTATCGCTTACATTTTTTCGAGAATATTGTCTTATCTTATTCGGTCGTTTTTCATATATTTTCTTCACAGTTTTGTTACAAATAGTTTGGATATTTGCATAAAATTAATTCATTTTTTTATACTTAAATAGTGAGTATAAGAAATTAGCAAATATATGCATAACAAGGGAAAATGGATGGGAGTATGAATTAATGAAGCAGAAACGAATCAAGTGGCTGGTAATTGCCGTAGCCATCGTTCTAGTTGTAGTTGGAGCGGTAATCACGGCCAAAGTTTGGCGCTCGAAGGCGGATGCGCCAACGAAAGTGACGCAGACTAGTTCGAAAAAAACGCAGCAGTTCTTCCTTCCTGCCACCAGTAATGGCGATGTTCAGACATTGGTCTACGATCATACCAAGATCAAGAAGGTGAACGATATTTACAAGCAGTCGACGCAGGAATCGATTAGTGAGCAGCTGGCGACCAAGAAGCAGGCAAAAGACTACAGCTTAACCAGTCCGTTACTGTTGTCCAACCCGTTTTTGACCAACACCACGAGTGTTTATACCTACTTCAAGTCTGATGCTGCCGTGACTAAGTTGGCATATACAGTGAAGGCGGCAGGCGTAGCTGACTTCACCGCAACTGCGAAGAACAATATTACGGTTACCGGGGAGTACGAATACCTCCTGGTCGGCTTGATTGCAGGGAAGAAAAATACGGTGACGATGACGGCAACACTTGCCGACGGTACGCAGCAGGAACACACTTTTACATTTACCCCAACGAAGCTTACGAGCGGTATGGCGAACCAAGTAGACGTGAAGGACGGCACCAGCAAGGAAGAATTATCTGATGGCTTATATGCGTTAATCGGCAATCGTAGTACCGGGACTGTCCAGATTACGATGGTGGACAACGATGGAAATGTCAGAAATGAGATTCCAACCGTGAGCTATAACCAGATGCGGCTAGTCTTTGATGATGCAGGATACATGTACTTCTCAATCAGCGCTGCCCGGATTGTGAAGATGAACAGACTTGGTGAGGTCGTGGCAACATACAATACATATGATGCTGACTACGAGCTCCACCACGATTTTCTACTCGATAGTAATGGCAATATTATCGCTTTAGCAACCAGTTTGACTGCTAAGAAAGAGGATAAGTACGTTGAGGACAGGATCATCAAGATTTCTACGGCTACTGGTCAGGTGAGCGAGCTGGTTAACTTTAAGGACCTGTTACCGGATTTATACCAGAAGGCAACGGGGCTCGATCAGTCGACCAACAATAAGGGCTACCACGATGTAATTCACGCCAATGCCCTCCAATTGATTGACGACAACACAGTTCTCATTAGTTCACGCGAGACCTCGTCGATTCTGAAAATCAGTGCGTTAAACGATAAGCCAAAAATAGAATATGCGATTTCGGATGAATCCGTCTGGGATGATGTTGAGCTGGGTGCCGACGTATTGACCAAGGATGGCGATTTCACGGCGCAAGCTGGACAGCACTCCATCACGTATGTGCCAACGGACGAGGAAGGTGTGTATGAGGTTTACATGTTCAATAACAACTCTGGTTTGATGGACTCACGGAGCGACTTCGAGTTTAAGAACTACGACGGCATTGGCGGCTTAAGCGCCACATCGATGGACAATTCCTATTATTATCGCTATCGCGTGGACGAGAACAAGGGCACATTCACTTTGATCGACCAAATTGCGGTGCCATATTCAACATTTATCAGTAGTGTACAGACTATCGGTGAACATGTGCTAATTGATTCTGGTCAGAAGTCCCTCTTCACCGAGTACGATGCTGCTGGCAAGGCAATCAGGACGTTCACGGTCAAAGGAAAAACTAAGTTCATCTACCGTGTCTATAAGTACTATTTCAACGATTTCTACTTCGTCAATTAAGCGTCCTAGATATTCGATATTTTCCTAAGTTAACAAAAGAACCGGCACATGGCCGGTTCTTTTTTCTGGAATAGATTCTATTAAGCGATGCTAATTAATTTGTTCTTTTTACTCGCCAAATTTCTCCGGCCAAGTTGTGGGATTCTCGTGCCAGTACTTCAGTGTCAGATTAAAATCTTCATCTACTAACCTGAAGAGGACGGCCTCCTCGATTAGGTGAGTATAGTCGGTTAA
This window harbors:
- a CDS encoding aryl-sulfate sulfotransferase, whose translation is MKQKRIKWLVIAVAIVLVVVGAVITAKVWRSKADAPTKVTQTSSKKTQQFFLPATSNGDVQTLVYDHTKIKKVNDIYKQSTQESISEQLATKKQAKDYSLTSPLLLSNPFLTNTTSVYTYFKSDAAVTKLAYTVKAAGVADFTATAKNNITVTGEYEYLLVGLIAGKKNTVTMTATLADGTQQEHTFTFTPTKLTSGMANQVDVKDGTSKEELSDGLYALIGNRSTGTVQITMVDNDGNVRNEIPTVSYNQMRLVFDDAGYMYFSISAARIVKMNRLGEVVATYNTYDADYELHHDFLLDSNGNIIALATSLTAKKEDKYVEDRIIKISTATGQVSELVNFKDLLPDLYQKATGLDQSTNNKGYHDVIHANALQLIDDNTVLISSRETSSILKISALNDKPKIEYAISDESVWDDVELGADVLTKDGDFTAQAGQHSITYVPTDEEGVYEVYMFNNNSGLMDSRSDFEFKNYDGIGGLSATSMDNSYYYRYRVDENKGTFTLIDQIAVPYSTFISSVQTIGEHVLIDSGQKSLFTEYDAAGKAIRTFTVKGKTKFIYRVYKYYFNDFYFVN
- a CDS encoding carbohydrate ABC transporter permease; this translates as MKKVITTLSYIFIIFMAIITIFPFIYMVLAGLMTYSEVTSLPPKIIPEVFQWHNYVAVFEKAPFLRYFTNTLFVSLVTTAATLITATLAAFAITSMEFKFKNAVLVIFVSLLMVPHEAIIFTNYNTISQMGLLNTYGALIIPFLTSIFYIYYLNTYFKGIGTTYYKAAKIDGASNLQYIWRILVPMAKPALTTVGILTFIASWNSFLWPLLVTNDKNMRLLNNGLSAFATESGSDVQLQLAAATLTVVPILIIYLIFRKEIIRGVAKNGVKG
- a CDS encoding ABC transporter ATP-binding protein, whose protein sequence is MIEVTNLNKVYDNGFEALKSVSFNIDKGDLVCLLGPSGCGKSTILNMIAGLLQPTNGDIAFDGKSIVHTEPKDRNIGFVFQNYSLYPHMTVLQNVMFPLSVGNHKVDKKVALATAEKYMKLTKISDIRDKRPGQLSGGQQQRVAITRALVQNPQVLLLDEPLSNLDARLRLSIREEIRRLVKEVGITTIFVTHDQEEALSISDKIILLNDGVVQQDDDPQKLYLEPNNLFVAQFIGNPVINLLPVRISEGKIQSDFFAVPLTEFKQERFKAPLEDGTYVLGIRPEDMMPNAANPLFESVLIDGEAIGRERVLKFDLGEHHFKAIMKIEEHVTKGLPMNFNFKKEKAFIFEESGERVY
- a CDS encoding ABC transporter substrate-binding protein, giving the protein MKLKKFASMVLATASILVLTACGNQGSTGNSTGSKDTVVTSVKKGTTVKFWHAMNGVQEEALTKIASDFEKENPNIKIKLQNQSSYPDLQQKIQATFTDKNNLPTISQAYPGWLYDAAESGLLVDLKPYMTNKKIGWGKQEKVMPALLEGAEIKGKQYGIPFNKSTEVLVYNKDLFDKYGVKKVPTTMAEYAATAKKIWEESNHTVVGGGFDSLNNFYVIGMKNKGVDFNKNIDITTKKSKQLVKYYADGIKDGYFRIAGSDKYLSTPFASEKVAMFIGSMAGEGFVTKDAQAGGYEYGVAPRPEKTNIQQGTDIYMFNKGNSTKNKNEQTGAYLFMKYLASKDVQLYWAEKTGYMPVLKSVINSDEYKNLSAIKTPAILAEATKDLFPIPATKNQDPAYSEVRTILEKILTNPKQDIGKALKEGQTSLEDVWNQ
- a CDS encoding carbohydrate ABC transporter permease — its product is MFKRRYNSENQMSAWVFLLPALIIILMFNIYPLFRSLYLSFQKGNMLVSSFGGVYNYKYVLSDPVFYKALSNTALFAFVVVPVALVIALVISWVIFEKIKHKGFFETIFFMPYVTSTIAIGIVFRFFFNHDYGLINYFLGFLGIGKINWLDNIHMSMTTLIIFGIWSALAFNIIILLAGFRSIDKEYYTIARMYGASNWEIFRKITFPQLIPTVTFLLLVNIISAFKVYTQVYALFNGQPGIAKSATTAVYYIYDKFYVVGRPGIAMAATVILFIVILIITFIQNKIMKKVGQY
- a CDS encoding MBL fold metallo-hydrolase, with the protein product MALKDKTAVTYHAGVDTIGGTVVEISYQASHIFFDFGTEYNPDVVKPDEKLQTLIDFREVPELNNVYDSRLDYEYRGPETATYEQTAVFLSHVHLDHTKMINFLDPEIPLYATKATNKILRLLNANGDFLIKTPVERQNFTRAIKEVNPNETVNVGQIKVTFIPVDHDAYGACGLLIETPTARIAYTGDLRLHGTDPELTMNFCLAAQQPDLLIMEGVSVSFDTPQDESSDFVASEMAVVERINSVLAANPDRPAVFNCYPGNIQRLINICANVHKKVVVRADVAELIRQVTGKDEHYYYLPNQKSIKSLDPHLEVSYNRLWEERLSYFWQVEQDMPEFPENAVYFHSDAEPFDFAPNFKTFMERLERQHVQFVPVMCSGHAVPADLDKIVAAIKPRLLTPIHSWHPERLHNPFGKRQLVQRGETVYL
- a CDS encoding FAD-dependent oxidoreductase, with protein sequence MKYLVIGGNAGGASFATRMRRIDEHAEILVINRGANISYASCALPYYIGDVVQNRAAIIERTPEVLKEKNNIDVRVNQTAVGVQPTEQTVIIMDQATGQEYPEQYDKLILATGASPTLPQIAGLKKASNVFKLREVEEADQIKAYITSHDVKTVTLIGAGIASLEITENLYLQGITVNIVEKLDHVGYPYDEEITKLLLEELERNGTHVYLNHVVQEVINNGHTIVTNQGKELTQDMIIVAAGVTPNTDFLKESGLTINERGFIPVDQHLATNIPDIYAIGDIVETKSYITGLPQNSVLSGPANRQGHLLADIFAGQPYQYDGIVGTSVGKIFDQTVSFVGYTETMLQEVGIKNYKTIFITPFDYANFYPGATRVNLKLIFDADTGKILGGQAYGEKGIDKRMGELSTAIYGHLTVYDLPALELPYSPPYSTTRDPLNTAGYVAINQLKSTVATVKIAEIPEEAAFFLDVREAGKAPSGSIKPTLNIPLSELRDRITEIPTDKPIYLTFRPGLVNYTAARILTGNQIEAKIIME